A portion of the Homo sapiens chromosome 16, GRCh38.p14 Primary Assembly genome contains these proteins:
- the PLK1 gene encoding serine/threonine-protein kinase PLK1 gives MSAAVTAGKLARAPADPGKAGVPGVAAPGAPAAAPPAKEIPEVLVDPRSRRRYVRGRFLGKGGFAKCFEISDADTKEVFAGKIVPKSLLLKPHQREKMSMEISIHRSLAHQHVVGFHGFFEDNDFVFVVLELCRRRSLLELHKRRKALTEPEARYYLRQIVLGCQYLHRNRVIHRDLKLGNLFLNEDLEVKIGDFGLATKVEYDGERKKTLCGTPNYIAPEVLSKKGHSFEVDVWSIGCIMYTLLVGKPPFETSCLKETYLRIKKNEYSIPKHINPVAASLIQKMLQTDPTARPTINELLNDEFFTSGYIPARLPITCLTIPPRFSIAPSSLDPSNRKPLTVLNKGLENPLPERPREKEEPVVRETGEVVDCHLSDMLQQLHSVNASKPSERGLVRQEEAEDPACIPIFWVSKWVDYSDKYGLGYQLCDNSVGVLFNDSTRLILYNDGDSLQYIERDGTESYLTVSSHPNSLMKKITLLKYFRNYMSEHLLKAGANITPREGDELARLPYLRTWFRTRSAIILHLSNGSVQINFFQDHTKLILCPLMAAVTYIDEKRDFRTYRLSLLEEYGCCKELASRLRYARTMVDKLLSSRSASNRLKAS, from the exons ATGAGTGCTGCAGTGACTGCAGGGAAGCTGGCACGGGCACCGGCCGACCCTGGGAAAGCCGGGGTCCCCGGAGTTGCAGCTCCCGGAGCTCCGGCGGCGGCTCCACCGGCGAAAGAGATCCCGGAGGTCCTAGTGGACCCACGCAGCCGGCGGCGCTATGTGCGGGGCCGCTTTTTGGGCAAGGGCGGCTTTGCCAAGTGCTTCGAGATCTCGGACGCGGACACCAAGGAGGTGTTCGCGGGCAAGATTGTGCCTAAGTCTCTGCTGCTCAAGCCGCACCAGAGGGAGAAGATGTCCATGGAAATATCCATTCACCGCAGCCTCGCCCACCAGCACGTCGTAGGATTCCACGGCTTTTTCGAGGACAACGACTTCGTGTTCGTGGTGTTGGAGCTCTGCCGCCGGAGG TCTCTCCTGGAGCTGCACAAGAGGAGGAAAGCCCTGACTGAGCCTGAGGCCCGATACTACCTACGGCAAATTGTGCTTGGCTGCCAGTACCTGCACCGAAACCGAGTTATTCATCGAGACCTCAAGCTGGGCAACCTTTTCCTGAATGAAGATCTGGAGGTGAAAATAG GGGATTTTGGACTGGCAACCAAAGTCGAATATGACGGGGAGAGGAAGAAGACCCTGTGTGGGACTCCTAATTACATAGCTCCCGAGGTGCTGAGCAAGAAAGGGCACAGTTTCGAGGTGGATGTGTGGTCCATTGGGTGTATCAT GTATACCTTGTTAGTGGGCAAACCACCTTTTGAGACTTCTTGCCTAAAAGAGACCTACCTCCGGATCAAGAAGAATGAATACAGTATTCCCAAG CACATCAACCCCGTGGCCGCCTCCCTCATCCAGAAGATGCTTCAGACAGATCCCACTGCCCGCCCAACCATTAACGAGCTGCTTAATGACGAGTTCTTTACTTCTGGCTATATCCCTGCCCGTCTCCCCATCACCTGCCTGACCATTCCACCAAGGTTTTCGATTGCTCCCAGCAGCCTGGACCCCAGCAACCGGAAGCCCCTCACAGTCCTCAATAAAG GCTTGGAGAACCCCCTGCCTGAGCGTCCCCGGGAAAAAGAAGAACCAGTGGTTCGAGAGACAGGTGAGGTGGTCGACTGCCACCTCAGTGACATGCTGCAGCAGCTGCACAGTGTCAATGCCTCCAAGCCCTCGGAGCGTGGGCTGGTCAGGCAAG AGGAGGCTGAGGATCCTGCCTGCATCCCCATCTTCTGGGTCAGCAAGTGGGTGGACTATTCGGACAAGTACGGCCTTG GGTATCAGCTCTGTGATAACAGCGTGGGGGTGCTCTTCAATGACTCAACACGCCTCATCCTCTACAATGATGGTGACAGCCTGCAGTACATAGAGCGTGACGGCACTGAGTCCTACCTCACCGTGAGTTCCCATCCCAACTCCTTGATGAAGAAG ATCACCCTCCTTAAATATTTCCGCAATTACATGAGCGAGCACTTGCTGAAGGCAGGTGCCAACATCACGCCGCGCGAAGGTGATGAGCTCGCCCGGCTGCCCTACCTACGGACCTGGTTCCGCACCCGCAGCGCCATCATCCTGCACCTCAGCAACGGCAGCGTGCAGATCAACTTCTTCCAG GATCACACCAAGCTCATCTTGTGCCCACTGATGGCAGCCGTGACCTACATCGACGAGAAGCGGGACTTCCGCACATACCGCCTGAGTCTCCTGGAGGAGTACGGCTGCTGCAAGGAGCTGGCCAGCCGGCTCCGCTACGCCCGCACTATGGTGGACAAGCTGCTGAGCTCACGCTCGGCCAGCAACCGTCTCAAGGCCTCCTAA